The Cottoperca gobio chromosome 22, fCotGob3.1, whole genome shotgun sequence genome contains a region encoding:
- the LOC115026982 gene encoding gap junction delta-2 protein, producing the protein MGEWTILERLLEAAVQQHSTMIGRILLTVVVIFRILIVAIVGETVYDDEQTMFVCNTLQPGCNQACYDKAFPISHIRYWVFQIIMVCTPSLCFITYSVHQSAKQKERRYSTVYLTLDKDQDSLKRDESKKIKNTIVNGVLQNTDNSTKEAEQDCLEVKEIPNSAMRTTKSKLRRQEGISRFYIIQVVFRNALEIGFLVGQYFLYGFNVPSVYECDRYPCIKDVECYVSRPTEKTVFLVFMFAVSGFCVVLNLAELNHLGWRKIKTAVRGVQARRKSIYEIRNKDLPRMSVPNFGRTQSSDSAYV; encoded by the exons ATGGGGGAATGGACTATACTAGAGAGGCTCCTGGAGGCTGCTGTCCAGCAGCACTCTACTATGATAGGAAG GATCCTACTAACAGTGGTGGTCATCTTCCGGATTCTAATCGTAGCAATAGTTGGAGAGACTGTCTATGATGACGAGCAGACCATGTTTGTTTGTAACACCTTACAACCGGGCTGCAACCAGGCATGCTACGACAAGGCATTTCCCATTTCACACATTAGATATTGGGTTTTTCAAATCATCATGGTGTGCACCCCGAGTCTTTGTTTTATCACGTACTCGGTGCATCAGTCGGCCAAGCAGAAGGAGCGGCGCTACTCAACAGTCTATCTGACACTAGATAAGGATCAAGATTCACTGAAGCGAGACGAGAGCAAAAAGATAAAGAACACCATTGTTAATGGAGTACTTCAGAACACAGACAACTCCACCAAAGAAGCCGAGCAGGACTGTTTAGAAGTCAAAGAGATCCCTAATTCGGCAATGAGAACTACAAAGTCCAAATTGAGGCGACAAGAGGGCATCTCCAGGTTTTACATCATCCAGGTGGTGTTCAGAAACGCCCTGGAAATAGGCTTTTTGGTGGGTCAGTATTTCTTGTATGGATTCAACGTCCCGTCGGTGTACGAATGTGATCGCTACCCCTGCATAAAAGATGTCGAGTGCTACGTCTCCAGACCAACGGAGAAGACTGTGTTCCTGGTCTTCATGTTCGCGGTCAGTGGGTTTTGTGTGGTGTTGAACCTGGCAGAACTCAACCATTTGGGCTGGAGGAAAATCAAAACGGCCGTGCGAGGTGTGCAGGCTCGGCGGAAGTCCATTTATGAAATCAGAAATAAGGACTTGCCGAGGATGAGTGTGCCTAATTTTGGCCGCACTCAATCGAGTGACTCTGCTTATGTGTAA